The Chitinophagaceae bacterium genome window below encodes:
- a CDS encoding cyclomaltodextrinase C-terminal domain-containing protein, whose amino-acid sequence MKTRMFQFLLLFFVTVSSVCAQEYELYPANWWIGMKYNKLQIMIRGNDVGEHTGFAINYPGVTLTKVNKFQNKNYVILDVTVGTTAKPGTVGIKSKKGTQSVNFEFNLQSRRPGRGLAFANGATSQDLMYLIMPDRFSNGDPSNDRVAGMKDQTLRRDTVFNRHGGDLKGIENHLDYLQDLGVTALWLNPVIENDMKNRTEHGYAFTNHYRVDRRIGGDKAYKELINAAHAKGIKIIQDAVYNHVGIDHILFRDQPDSTWFHRWPKFTQTNYKDQIMFDPYAATADKKIMSDGWFVPSMPDWDHSNAFAANFLIQHAVWTVEEYGIDGWRIDTYAYNDLPFMNRCNKALYDEYPNISIFGETWVHGVPNQSYFCENNYNIPFKSNMQATTDFQTLFYGIQPALTQPFGWTEGVNKLYTTAAQDFVYKNPMRQVIFLDNHDLPRFYSVLGEDTAKYKVAFSWLLTFRGIPQMYYGNEILMTGLTSPNDGYVRQDFPGGWEGDAANKFTEAGRTVKENSIFNYIKKLANFRKTSSAIKTGKMMQFYPIDGVYVYFRYDANQTIMCILNTNDKPMTIDLARFTERLKGFQLAYDVAAGQQFQLEKTMTLMPMYNLVLELK is encoded by the coding sequence ATGAAAACAAGAATGTTTCAATTTCTGCTGCTGTTTTTTGTAACAGTAAGCAGTGTGTGTGCACAGGAGTATGAACTTTACCCTGCCAACTGGTGGATAGGGATGAAGTATAATAAACTTCAGATCATGATCCGTGGAAATGATGTTGGTGAGCATACAGGCTTCGCCATTAATTATCCCGGTGTTACTCTTACAAAAGTCAATAAGTTTCAGAATAAGAATTATGTAATACTGGATGTTACAGTAGGCACAACTGCAAAACCGGGAACGGTTGGTATCAAATCAAAGAAAGGAACTCAATCAGTAAATTTTGAATTCAATTTACAGAGCCGCAGACCGGGCAGGGGATTGGCTTTTGCCAATGGAGCAACCTCACAGGATCTCATGTATCTTATCATGCCCGACCGCTTCAGCAATGGTGATCCATCCAATGATCGTGTTGCTGGAATGAAAGATCAAACACTTCGCCGTGATACAGTGTTCAACCGTCATGGTGGCGATCTGAAAGGAATTGAAAATCATTTAGACTATCTGCAGGACCTTGGCGTAACAGCTTTATGGTTAAACCCGGTGATTGAAAATGATATGAAGAACCGCACAGAACATGGTTATGCATTTACCAATCATTACCGTGTTGATCGGAGAATTGGTGGCGACAAGGCGTACAAAGAATTAATTAATGCTGCACATGCAAAAGGAATAAAAATCATCCAGGATGCAGTGTATAATCATGTTGGTATCGATCATATTTTGTTTCGTGATCAGCCAGACAGTACATGGTTTCACCGCTGGCCTAAATTCACACAAACAAATTATAAGGATCAGATTATGTTCGATCCGTATGCAGCAACAGCGGATAAAAAAATCATGAGCGATGGATGGTTTGTACCGTCTATGCCCGATTGGGATCACAGCAATGCATTTGCTGCTAACTTTTTAATTCAGCATGCTGTATGGACAGTAGAAGAATATGGAATCGACGGATGGCGCATTGACACTTATGCATACAATGATCTTCCATTTATGAACCGTTGCAATAAAGCATTGTATGATGAGTATCCCAACATCAGCATTTTTGGTGAAACATGGGTGCATGGTGTTCCTAACCAGAGTTATTTCTGCGAGAACAATTACAATATTCCGTTCAAAAGTAATATGCAGGCAACAACTGATTTCCAGACTTTATTTTATGGTATTCAGCCTGCATTAACACAGCCCTTTGGCTGGACTGAAGGAGTGAATAAATTATACACTACCGCCGCCCAGGATTTTGTTTATAAAAACCCCATGCGCCAGGTAATCTTTTTAGATAATCATGATCTGCCAAGATTTTATTCTGTATTGGGAGAAGATACAGCAAAATATAAAGTAGCTTTTTCATGGCTGTTGACATTCAGAGGTATTCCTCAAATGTATTATGGCAATGAAATATTGATGACAGGATTAACTTCTCCCAATGATGGTTATGTGCGCCAGGATTTCCCCGGTGGATGGGAGGGCGATGCTGCCAATAAATTTACCGAAGCAGGAAGAACAGTAAAAGAGAATTCGATTTTTAATTACATAAAGAAACTCGCCAACTTCCGTAAAACATCATCAGCTATTAAAACGGGAAAGATGATGCAGTTTTATCCCATTGACGGCGTATATGTTTATTTCCGCTATGATGCCAATCAAACCATCATGTGCATCTTGAACACCAATGATAAACCAATGACCATTGATCTTGCACGTTTTACAGAAAGGTTAAAAGGTTTTCAGCTTGCTTATGATGTGGCAGCAGGTCAGCAGTTTCAATTAGAAAAAACAATGACGCTGATGCCGATGTATAATTTGGTGCTGGAGTTGAAGTGA
- a CDS encoding SLC45 family MFS transporter yields MAVSGSSSSSSSPLKPSLNFWQIWNISFGFLGVQIGYSLQNANTSRILSAIGADPHHLSLFWLAAPVAGLIVQPIVGLSSDKTWTRLGRRIPFILGGAIVSALAMFFMPNSEQFASLLAPLVFGATMLLFMDTSFNVTMQPFRALVSDMVPDSQRNKGYAIQSFLINTGAVLGSLLPFILTWIGVANEPAPGAKVAPTVIWSFYIGGAVLLLTVIWTSFRTKEYPPKEYAQYNNIDEVKEKVKFVDLLKNIPPAMWQLSITQFFSWFSLFLMWVFTTQGIAQNIWNTTDATSKAYNEAGNWTGVIFAAYSVFAALFSLAITPLANKYGRRNTYALSLLAGGIGLLSMIFVKDKYVLFISMIGIGIAWAAILALPYAILSSSLPPKQTGVYMGIFNATITIPQIAAGLVGGIALTMLGGNAINVIGLAGASMFIAGICAWLVIKQGQ; encoded by the coding sequence ATGGCAGTATCAGGCAGTTCTTCGTCGTCTTCATCTCCATTAAAACCATCTTTGAACTTCTGGCAAATCTGGAATATCAGTTTTGGATTTTTAGGAGTACAGATTGGATATTCTTTGCAGAATGCGAATACAAGCCGTATCCTCTCTGCCATCGGCGCAGATCCGCATCATTTAAGTTTATTCTGGCTGGCAGCACCTGTTGCCGGTTTAATTGTTCAGCCCATTGTTGGCTTGTCGAGCGATAAAACATGGACACGTTTGGGTCGTCGTATTCCGTTTATTCTTGGTGGTGCAATTGTATCTGCTTTAGCGATGTTTTTCATGCCAAACTCAGAACAGTTTGCAAGTTTACTGGCACCATTGGTATTTGGTGCTACTATGTTGCTGTTCATGGATACTTCCTTTAATGTAACCATGCAGCCGTTTCGTGCATTGGTAAGCGATATGGTGCCCGATAGCCAAAGGAACAAAGGCTACGCCATACAAAGCTTCCTGATTAATACCGGAGCTGTACTGGGTTCTTTACTACCTTTTATCTTAACATGGATTGGTGTGGCAAATGAACCAGCTCCCGGTGCTAAAGTTGCTCCAACTGTTATCTGGTCGTTTTATATTGGCGGTGCAGTTTTATTGCTCACTGTTATCTGGACTTCGTTCCGAACAAAAGAATATCCGCCCAAAGAGTATGCTCAGTATAATAATATTGATGAGGTAAAAGAGAAAGTGAAGTTTGTTGATTTGCTGAAAAATATTCCACCTGCTATGTGGCAGTTATCCATCACACAATTTTTTTCCTGGTTTTCCTTATTCCTGATGTGGGTATTTACAACCCAGGGTATTGCGCAAAATATCTGGAACACAACTGATGCAACATCAAAAGCATACAACGAAGCAGGAAACTGGACAGGAGTAATCTTTGCTGCCTACAGTGTGTTTGCTGCTTTATTTTCATTGGCAATTACACCTCTTGCCAATAAGTACGGAAGAAGAAATACCTACGCACTTTCTTTACTTGCAGGAGGAATAGGGTTGCTGTCAATGATCTTTGTAAAAGACAAATATGTTCTGTTTATCTCTATGATCGGAATTGGTATTGCATGGGCTGCAATCCTTGCATTACCTTATGCTATTTTATCTTCTTCCTTACCCCCAAAACAAACCGGTGTTTACATGGGCATTTTCAATGCAACCATTACCATTCCGCAGATTGCTGCAGGTCTTGTTGGCGGCATTGCACTTACAATGCTGGGAGGTAATGCAATCAATGTAATTGGTTTAGCCGGTGCTTCTATGTTTATTGCAGGTATTTGTGCCTGGCTGGTAATTAAGCAAGGCCAATAG
- a CDS encoding glucose-1-phosphate adenylyltransferase, with protein sequence MLKLPAKNTLALILGGGAGTRLFPLTAARSKPAVPIAGKYRLVDIPISNCMNSGINRMFVLTQYNSASLNKHIKNTYHFSMFSSAFVDILAAEQTPDNQGWYQGTADAVRQCLRHVEQHDAEYVLILSGDQLYQMDFQKMLEDHVEHGADISIATIPVAEREAPEFGILKSDANHNITSFIEKPKKELLPEWVSDTGNEMKGMGRIYLASMGIYIFNKRLLIDMLQDEFKAATDFGKEILPASIEKYKVTSYQYDGYWTDIGNIYSFFEANLALTAEIPDFNLFDNSKPVFTRARMLPPAKISGTTLEKTIIAEGSIIMASRIENSVIGIRSRIGLGSTIVSCYIMGGDYYETLEEMVRSTERGIPKIGIGERCYIKNTIIDKNCRIGNDVRINGGSHLSNTDHALYTVKDGIVVVKKGAILPDGFVI encoded by the coding sequence ATGCTTAAACTACCAGCAAAAAACACATTAGCATTAATTCTTGGCGGCGGTGCAGGTACACGCTTGTTTCCTTTAACAGCGGCCCGCAGTAAGCCTGCAGTTCCTATTGCAGGTAAATACAGATTGGTGGATATTCCTATTTCCAACTGTATGAATTCCGGCATCAACCGCATGTTCGTTTTAACGCAGTATAATTCTGCTTCCTTAAACAAGCATATCAAGAATACCTATCACTTCAGTATGTTCAGCAGTGCATTTGTTGATATTCTTGCTGCAGAGCAAACACCCGATAACCAGGGATGGTACCAGGGCACGGCTGATGCTGTGCGTCAGTGTTTACGTCATGTTGAACAGCATGATGCAGAATATGTACTGATACTTTCAGGTGATCAGTTATACCAGATGGATTTTCAAAAAATGCTGGAAGATCATGTAGAACATGGTGCTGATATCAGCATTGCCACAATCCCGGTTGCAGAACGTGAAGCACCTGAGTTTGGTATTCTGAAATCAGATGCAAATCATAACATCACTTCTTTTATTGAAAAGCCTAAAAAAGAGCTGTTGCCTGAATGGGTGAGTGATACAGGAAATGAAATGAAGGGTATGGGCCGTATTTATTTAGCATCGATGGGTATTTATATTTTCAATAAGCGTTTGCTCATTGATATGTTGCAGGATGAATTTAAAGCAGCAACTGATTTCGGTAAAGAAATTTTACCTGCTTCTATTGAAAAGTACAAAGTAACCAGTTACCAGTATGATGGTTACTGGACAGATATCGGAAACATTTATTCATTCTTTGAAGCCAATCTTGCATTGACTGCTGAAATCCCCGATTTCAATCTGTTTGATAATTCAAAGCCGGTATTTACACGTGCACGTATGTTGCCACCTGCAAAAATCAGCGGCACTACATTGGAAAAAACAATCATTGCTGAAGGTTCAATTATCATGGCCAGCCGCATTGAAAACAGTGTGATTGGTATCCGCAGCAGGATTGGCCTGGGTTCTACCATTGTAAGCTGTTATATCATGGGTGGAGATTATTATGAAACACTGGAAGAGATGGTGCGTTCAACTGAACGTGGTATTCCGAAAATTGGTATTGGTGAACGTTGTTATATAAAAAATACCATCATTGATAAGAACTGCAGAATTGGAAATGACGTTCGTATTAATGGCGGCAGTCATTTATCAAATACCGATCATGCATTGTACACTGTAAAGGATGGTATTGTCGTGGTAAAGAAAGGAGCAATCCTTCCTGATGGATTTGTAATTTAA
- a CDS encoding glycogen synthase has translation MEILHVSAECYPVAKAGGLGDVVGALPKYLQEAGHIAKVVMPMYRTKFLVANEWDVVHKGHTNLGDYFFDYTIIKEKTDKLGFGLYLVDINGLLDREKIYGYDDDPQRFTAFQISVVDWLSSWEYKPDAVHVHDYHAGLVPFLMQHCYRYKHLSEIPTVITIHNAQYQGQMAWEKSTYLPPYDSWKSGMLEWNNAINPLASGIKCATKVTTVSNSYLDELKYMSNGLEALFEYEKGKCVGILNGIDAAVWNPAADKYIENDFSTETVEEGKAKNKALLCETFGLDINKPLFVFIGRLVGEKAADLLPAVVGDSFFYIGRRMNFLILGSGEPEVEGQLNAMNAASQSDYSCYIGYNEALSHLMYAGADFLLMPSRVEPCGLNQMYAMRYGTVPLVRNTGGLRDTVKDIGEEDGYGLVFNNAVVGDICNAIWRACNLYSNKKQFNAAREYMMKLDFSWENSVQRYVDLYKSLK, from the coding sequence ATGGAAATTCTTCATGTCAGTGCAGAGTGTTACCCAGTTGCCAAAGCAGGCGGATTAGGGGATGTAGTAGGAGCTCTCCCCAAATATTTACAGGAAGCCGGACATATTGCCAAAGTGGTAATGCCCATGTACCGTACAAAATTCCTTGTAGCCAACGAATGGGATGTGGTGCATAAGGGCCATACCAATCTTGGCGATTATTTTTTTGATTATACAATTATTAAAGAGAAAACGGATAAACTCGGTTTTGGTCTTTACTTAGTTGACATTAATGGTTTGCTCGACAGAGAAAAAATTTATGGCTACGATGATGATCCGCAGCGCTTTACTGCTTTCCAGATAAGTGTGGTTGACTGGCTTTCATCCTGGGAGTATAAACCCGATGCTGTTCACGTACACGATTACCATGCAGGGCTTGTTCCTTTTTTAATGCAGCATTGTTACAGGTATAAACACCTGTCGGAAATACCAACTGTTATCACTATTCACAATGCACAGTACCAGGGACAGATGGCTTGGGAAAAAAGTACCTACCTGCCTCCTTACGATTCATGGAAAAGCGGAATGCTTGAATGGAACAATGCCATCAACCCGTTGGCCAGCGGTATTAAATGTGCAACAAAGGTTACAACGGTGAGCAATAGTTACCTCGATGAACTGAAGTACATGAGTAATGGTTTGGAAGCTTTGTTTGAGTATGAGAAAGGAAAATGTGTCGGCATCTTAAACGGAATTGATGCAGCAGTATGGAATCCTGCAGCAGATAAATATATTGAAAACGATTTCAGCACTGAAACAGTTGAAGAAGGCAAGGCAAAAAATAAAGCACTGCTTTGTGAAACATTCGGACTGGATATTAATAAACCTCTCTTTGTTTTTATTGGAAGATTGGTAGGAGAGAAGGCAGCTGATCTGTTGCCGGCAGTTGTAGGCGATTCGTTTTTTTATATCGGCCGCAGAATGAATTTTTTAATACTGGGCAGTGGTGAACCCGAAGTGGAAGGTCAGTTGAATGCAATGAACGCTGCATCACAATCTGATTACAGCTGTTATATCGGTTACAATGAAGCACTCAGCCATTTAATGTATGCAGGTGCAGATTTCCTGTTAATGCCAAGCCGTGTTGAACCATGCGGCTTAAACCAAATGTACGCCATGCGTTACGGAACAGTACCTTTAGTGCGGAATACCGGCGGGTTGAGAGATACTGTAAAAGATATTGGTGAAGAAGATGGATATGGTTTGGTATTTAATAACGCAGTTGTTGGCGATATTTGCAATGCCATCTGGCGTGCCTGCAATTTATACAGCAATAAAAAACAATTCAATGCTGCAAGGGAGTACATGATGAAACTTGATTTCAGCTGGGAAAACAGTGTGCAGCGATATGTTGATCTTTACAAAAGTCTTAAGTAA
- a CDS encoding MFS transporter: protein MSQQTKPGQPKDVITGVNPHLKTKWAQFGTLVSVFFFWGFVAASNDILIPVFKKAFDLSQSQSQLVSVAFYVAYTVGSLIYVGISKVLGGDLLNRIGYKNGIAIGLIISALGTLLFYPAANTGSFTLMISGLFIVGLGFSLQQIAANPLAIVMGDPKTGSQRLTMAGGVNNFGTTIGPLLVSFAIFGSVASANPDASIESVKIPYLILGLAFLVVAVFIKFSSVPNKIDLEEVAKSETEEGGKLLQRTSAFKYPQLVMGMIAIFVYVGVEVSTASNLPAYLEQFLGVETKDVAPYISLYWASLMIGRWTGAVGAFDVSKGAKQILSFLMPYLAFAVFLLVNAIAKHDVSQFYIYAVIIAVMIVFDIASKGNPVRMLLLFSLAGIAALLIGMFSSGLVSAYAFTSVGLFCSTLWPCIFTIAVAGLGKNTNQGSSLLIMMIMGGGIVSWLQGVLADSIGIHYSYIIGVACFAYLAYYALRAKTVLKAQGIDFDKLQSGGSH from the coding sequence ATGTCTCAACAAACTAAGCCCGGTCAACCTAAAGATGTGATTACGGGAGTTAATCCGCACCTAAAAACCAAATGGGCACAATTCGGCACCCTGGTTTCAGTGTTTTTTTTCTGGGGCTTTGTTGCTGCCAGCAATGATATCCTTATCCCGGTTTTTAAAAAGGCTTTTGATCTGTCCCAGAGTCAGAGCCAGTTGGTATCTGTTGCCTTTTATGTTGCTTATACAGTTGGTTCATTGATTTATGTAGGTATTTCCAAAGTTTTGGGTGGAGATCTGCTGAACAGAATCGGTTATAAAAATGGTATTGCAATCGGTCTCATCATTTCAGCATTGGGAACTTTATTATTTTATCCTGCAGCAAATACCGGTTCATTTACATTGATGATCTCAGGTTTGTTTATTGTAGGTCTTGGTTTTTCTTTACAGCAAATTGCAGCGAATCCGCTGGCAATTGTAATGGGTGATCCGAAAACAGGCTCACAGAGGCTTACAATGGCTGGTGGTGTAAATAATTTTGGTACAACCATCGGGCCTTTGCTGGTGAGCTTTGCTATTTTTGGAAGCGTTGCATCTGCCAATCCTGACGCAAGTATTGAAAGTGTGAAGATCCCCTACCTTATTTTGGGTCTTGCTTTTTTAGTTGTAGCGGTGTTTATTAAATTCTCTTCCGTTCCCAATAAAATCGATTTGGAAGAAGTCGCAAAAAGTGAAACAGAGGAAGGCGGGAAATTATTACAACGTACTTCCGCATTTAAATATCCGCAACTTGTGATGGGTATGATTGCCATCTTTGTTTATGTAGGTGTGGAAGTATCTACAGCCAGCAATTTACCTGCGTATTTAGAGCAATTCCTGGGAGTAGAAACAAAAGATGTAGCTCCTTATATTTCTTTATACTGGGCAAGTTTAATGATTGGCCGATGGACAGGTGCTGTTGGTGCTTTTGATGTAAGCAAGGGGGCTAAACAAATCTTAAGCTTCCTGATGCCTTACCTGGCATTTGCAGTTTTTCTGCTGGTTAATGCCATTGCAAAACATGATGTTTCACAGTTTTATATTTATGCAGTTATCATTGCAGTAATGATTGTTTTTGACATTGCAAGTAAAGGCAATCCGGTAAGAATGCTGCTGCTGTTTTCGCTGGCGGGTATTGCAGCTTTACTGATAGGTATGTTCTCATCAGGTCTTGTAAGTGCCTATGCGTTTACAAGTGTGGGCTTGTTCTGCAGCACTTTATGGCCTTGTATTTTTACCATTGCAGTAGCAGGACTTGGCAAGAATACGAACCAGGGAAGCAGTCTGTTGATCATGATGATTATGGGAGGAGGTATTGTAAGCTGGTTACAGGGTGTATTGGCCGATTCAATCGGAATTCATTACAGTTATATTATTGGCGTAGCCTGTTTTGCTTACCTGGCTTATTATGCTCTCCGTGCAAAAACTGTTTTAAAAGCACAGGGTATTGATTTCGATAAACTACAAAGCGGCGGAAGTCACTAA
- a CDS encoding ROK family protein, producing the protein MAKEYVIGIDVGGTNTKFGIVDSKGTILEQGRIRTDAHENAEDFIEELYGELSLMIASHGGTQNFHGIGVGAPNGNYYTGTIEYAPNLKWKGIIPIAELMEKKFQLPTRLTNDANAAAVGEMKYGAAKGMKHFITITLGTGVGSGIVIDGKIVLGHDGFAGELGHTIIRPGGRLHKGTGLRGSLESYASATGVRETAIEMLTENPSTTSLLRNYSIDDLTSETVFKCAEQGDTVANQIFEFTGQILGEALANFVMFSSPEAIVLFGGLTKAGDLILKPTVQAMEANLIQIFKNKVKIIYSELKEADAAILGASALVW; encoded by the coding sequence ATGGCAAAGGAATATGTTATAGGCATTGATGTAGGCGGTACCAATACAAAATTCGGTATTGTTGACAGTAAAGGAACTATCCTTGAACAGGGACGTATCCGTACAGATGCACATGAAAATGCAGAAGATTTTATTGAAGAATTGTATGGTGAACTGAGTTTAATGATTGCCTCGCATGGCGGCACGCAGAATTTCCATGGAATTGGTGTTGGTGCTCCTAATGGAAATTATTACACCGGTACAATTGAATACGCTCCAAACTTAAAATGGAAAGGGATTATTCCAATAGCTGAACTCATGGAAAAGAAATTTCAGCTTCCTACCAGACTTACCAATGATGCAAATGCTGCTGCAGTTGGAGAAATGAAGTATGGTGCTGCAAAAGGAATGAAACATTTTATTACTATCACTCTTGGAACAGGCGTTGGAAGCGGGATTGTAATTGATGGAAAAATTGTATTGGGACATGATGGATTTGCAGGTGAACTGGGACATACAATCATCCGTCCCGGCGGAAGATTGCATAAAGGAACCGGTTTGCGTGGTTCATTAGAATCTTATGCATCAGCTACAGGAGTGAGAGAAACGGCGATTGAAATGCTGACTGAAAATCCATCAACTACCAGCCTGTTACGTAATTATTCCATTGATGATTTAACAAGTGAAACAGTATTTAAATGCGCAGAGCAGGGTGATACTGTTGCCAACCAGATCTTTGAATTTACCGGACAGATTCTTGGTGAGGCATTAGCAAACTTTGTGATGTTTTCTTCACCTGAAGCAATTGTTTTGTTTGGTGGCTTAACAAAAGCAGGCGATCTGATTTTGAAACCAACTGTTCAGGCAATGGAAGCAAACCTCATCCAGATCTTTAAAAACAAAGTAAAAATTATTTACAGTGAACTGAAAGAAGCAGATGCTGCTATTCTTGGAGCGAGTGCACTGGTATGGTAA
- a CDS encoding M13 family metallopeptidase produces the protein MRSTLLVLLTTLLFISCKTENKPKTDALASNMDTTVNPATDFFLYANGGWIKKNPIPADESSWGIGNLVIEENRTRLRTINENAAKEEAVPGSTSQKIGDFWKTAMDTVSIEKNGLKPLQPWFEKINSINDLKSLSNVIAQLDKIGASSIIGNYIGQDAKNSDVIALQFWQTGLGLPEREYYFKNDSATIKIRNAYVKYLANTLTMSGIDAATAEKSAADIMNIEMKIAKVHRKIEDLRDPYSNYNKMSTANFYKLTPSLDMEGYFKTSGIPSVDSVIVGQPEYYKELESILQTTSLDTWKLLLRFRLISSFAGTLPDAYGNEAFQYNKLLNGAKERKPRWKRVLQTEEDIMGELLGQLYVKEYFGETAKKRYTDLVEAIRTALKERIATLPWMSDSTKQKAYVKLSTMKKKVGYPDKWKDFSAMKIGAESYTDNLINANTWWTNYYINKLGKPVDRDEWSMSPQTYNAYYNASNNEIVLPAGIFTVPGYRDEELDDALVYGYAGATTIGHEITHGFDDEGRQFDEKGNLKSWWTKDDESKFKVRADVMVKQYSAYKPFEGYNINGKATLGENIADLGGSLLGWDAFIKTEQYKKNEKLAGLTPAQRYYLGYALGWLGHTRDESLKNRLLTDVHSPAKWRVNGPFVSMDNFYTTFNVKPSDAMYVADSARVKIW, from the coding sequence ATGCGTTCAACTCTTTTGGTTTTGTTAACCACATTACTTTTCATTTCCTGCAAAACAGAGAATAAACCGAAAACAGATGCACTTGCATCAAACATGGATACAACGGTTAATCCGGCAACTGATTTCTTTTTATACGCCAATGGTGGCTGGATTAAAAAGAACCCCATACCTGCTGATGAAAGCAGCTGGGGAATTGGCAACCTGGTAATAGAAGAAAACAGAACAAGACTCAGAACCATCAATGAAAATGCAGCAAAAGAAGAGGCAGTTCCCGGCTCTACCAGTCAAAAGATTGGTGATTTCTGGAAGACAGCGATGGACACAGTATCAATCGAAAAAAACGGGTTGAAACCATTGCAGCCATGGTTCGAAAAAATAAACAGCATTAACGATCTGAAAAGTTTAAGTAATGTAATTGCACAGCTGGATAAGATTGGGGCATCTTCCATTATTGGAAATTATATTGGGCAGGATGCTAAAAACAGTGATGTGATTGCTTTACAATTCTGGCAAACTGGTTTGGGATTGCCTGAAAGAGAATACTATTTCAAGAATGATTCAGCCACAATCAAAATCCGCAACGCCTATGTAAAATACTTAGCCAACACGTTAACCATGAGTGGCATTGATGCAGCAACTGCGGAAAAATCTGCAGCTGACATCATGAACATCGAAATGAAAATTGCTAAAGTTCACCGCAAGATTGAAGACTTGAGAGATCCTTATTCCAATTATAACAAAATGAGCACGGCCAATTTTTACAAACTTACACCGTCACTTGATATGGAAGGTTATTTCAAAACATCAGGAATACCTTCTGTTGATTCAGTTATTGTTGGTCAGCCGGAGTACTATAAAGAACTGGAAAGTATTTTGCAAACAACTTCTCTCGACACATGGAAATTATTACTTCGTTTCCGGCTCATCAGCAGCTTTGCAGGCACTTTACCTGATGCGTATGGTAATGAAGCTTTTCAATATAATAAACTGCTGAATGGTGCCAAAGAAAGAAAACCACGGTGGAAAAGAGTGTTGCAGACTGAAGAAGATATCATGGGTGAATTACTCGGACAGCTGTATGTAAAAGAATACTTCGGGGAAACAGCAAAGAAAAGATACACAGATCTGGTTGAGGCAATCCGTACTGCATTGAAAGAACGGATAGCAACACTGCCATGGATGAGCGACAGTACCAAACAAAAAGCTTATGTGAAGCTGTCAACCATGAAAAAGAAAGTAGGTTATCCTGACAAGTGGAAGGATTTTTCAGCAATGAAAATTGGCGCTGAAAGTTATACTGACAACCTGATCAACGCAAATACCTGGTGGACGAATTACTACATTAATAAATTAGGTAAACCCGTTGACAGAGATGAATGGTCGATGAGCCCACAAACTTATAATGCTTATTACAATGCAAGCAATAATGAAATTGTTTTGCCTGCGGGCATCTTTACGGTTCCGGGTTATCGTGATGAAGAACTGGATGATGCATTGGTATATGGTTATGCAGGTGCAACAACTATCGGGCATGAAATAACACATGGCTTTGATGATGAAGGAAGACAGTTTGATGAAAAAGGAAACCTGAAAAGCTGGTGGACAAAAGATGATGAATCAAAATTTAAAGTTCGAGCCGATGTGATGGTGAAGCAATACTCAGCATACAAACCATTTGAAGGATATAACATTAATGGCAAAGCTACGCTTGGTGAAAACATTGCTGATCTTGGTGGTAGTTTATTGGGCTGGGATGCTTTTATAAAAACAGAACAGTATAAAAAGAATGAAAAGCTGGCTGGTTTAACACCTGCTCAACGTTATTATCTTGGTTATGCATTGGGATGGCTGGGGCATACAAGAGATGAATCATTGAAAAACCGCCTGCTGACAGATGTACATTCTCCTGCTAAATGGAGAGTGAACGGACCATTTGTAAGTATGGATAATTTCTATACAACCTTTAATGTAAAACCGAGTGATGCCATGTATGTGGCTGACAGTGCAAGAGTGAAAATCTGGTAA